From Burkholderia sp. WP9, a single genomic window includes:
- the tkt gene encoding transketolase: MSTTEATSAAPNTALPSLTPLSRAAPAAAQPAPLPLADAIRFLSIDAILRASEGHQGVPLGMAEIATALFTRHLKFNPADPTWPDRDRFVLSNGHGSLLLYALLYLTGYDAIGLEQIKTFRELGSHCAGHPEYEPAHGIEATTGPLGQGIANAFGMAIAEAYLAAKFGSELVDHYTYAFVGDGCLQEGIGQEMISLAGHLQLGKLILCWDDNQITDDGSTSLSISEDVCARFRVGGWQVIEVDGHDLEAVSAALTIARSDPRPSMIACKTVIGRGIARLQGQRGGHSGKLFQTDADAARDTLGWPHAPFEIPAETLAAWRAAGRRSDPQYYAWHKRLAALPAAEQDEFERVLSGHLPQGWRDVLDDYRKCAVERGEPQPGITVSGEISDLLAPLLPERMVGCADLEAPTGHKRQLHAFTAEDHSGAYVHCGVREHVMGAMANGMAAHGGVIATSVTYLAFSDYQRPAMRMAALMGLPVHFVFSHDSIGVGKNGPTHQPVEILASLRAMPNMRVLRPADAVEAAECWALALEHRRGPSTLVFARQALPLVRTAHSAAPLSQRGAYVLAEAEGGARAVTLLATGSEVALALQARGQLQDEGIATAVVSMPCWEIFDEQDDAYRAAVLGPGTVRIGVEAALRFGWDRYLGERGGFVGMTGFGASASAETLYEHFGITSQHIVAEAKRHL, translated from the coding sequence ATGTCCACCACCGAAGCCACGTCTGCCGCACCGAACACCGCGCTTCCATCACTCACGCCGCTGTCGCGCGCCGCTCCCGCTGCCGCTCAGCCCGCGCCCTTGCCGTTGGCCGACGCGATCCGCTTCCTTTCCATCGACGCGATTCTGCGCGCCAGCGAAGGTCATCAGGGCGTGCCGCTCGGCATGGCCGAAATCGCGACCGCGCTGTTCACCCGCCACCTGAAATTCAATCCCGCCGATCCGACCTGGCCCGATCGCGACCGCTTCGTGCTGTCGAACGGTCACGGCTCGCTGCTGCTCTACGCGCTGCTGTATCTCACCGGCTATGACGCCATCGGTCTCGAGCAGATCAAGACCTTCCGCGAACTCGGCTCCCATTGCGCGGGCCACCCCGAGTACGAACCGGCGCACGGTATCGAGGCCACCACCGGCCCGCTCGGCCAGGGCATTGCCAACGCGTTCGGCATGGCCATTGCCGAAGCGTATCTCGCGGCGAAGTTCGGCAGCGAGCTCGTCGACCACTACACGTATGCATTCGTCGGTGACGGCTGTCTGCAGGAAGGCATCGGCCAGGAAATGATTTCGCTCGCCGGGCATCTGCAGCTGGGCAAGCTGATTCTCTGCTGGGACGACAACCAGATCACCGACGACGGCAGCACTTCCCTCTCCATCAGCGAGGACGTCTGCGCGCGCTTTCGCGTGGGCGGCTGGCAGGTCATCGAAGTCGACGGGCACGATCTCGAAGCCGTGTCGGCGGCGCTGACGATCGCCCGCTCGGACCCGCGACCTTCGATGATCGCGTGCAAAACCGTGATCGGCCGCGGCATTGCGCGTTTGCAAGGACAGCGTGGCGGCCACAGCGGCAAGCTGTTCCAGACAGACGCGGACGCGGCGCGCGACACCCTTGGCTGGCCGCACGCGCCGTTCGAGATACCCGCGGAGACTCTCGCAGCATGGCGCGCGGCAGGACGGCGTAGCGACCCGCAGTATTACGCATGGCACAAACGTCTCGCCGCGCTGCCCGCCGCAGAGCAGGACGAGTTCGAACGGGTCCTGTCGGGCCACCTGCCGCAAGGCTGGCGCGACGTGCTCGACGACTACCGCAAATGCGCCGTGGAGCGCGGAGAACCGCAACCCGGCATCACCGTCTCGGGCGAGATCAGCGATCTGCTCGCGCCGCTGTTGCCGGAACGCATGGTCGGCTGTGCCGATCTCGAAGCGCCCACGGGCCACAAGCGTCAGTTGCATGCGTTTACCGCCGAGGACCATAGCGGCGCCTACGTTCACTGCGGCGTGCGCGAACACGTGATGGGCGCGATGGCCAACGGCATGGCGGCGCACGGCGGCGTGATCGCGACGAGCGTCACCTATCTCGCGTTCTCGGACTATCAGCGGCCGGCCATGCGCATGGCGGCGCTGATGGGCCTGCCGGTGCACTTCGTGTTCAGCCATGATTCGATTGGCGTCGGCAAGAATGGGCCGACGCATCAGCCCGTCGAAATTCTCGCCTCGCTGCGCGCGATGCCGAACATGCGCGTGTTGCGTCCCGCCGATGCCGTCGAGGCCGCCGAGTGCTGGGCGCTCGCACTCGAACATCGGCGCGGGCCGAGCACGCTGGTGTTCGCGCGCCAGGCGCTGCCGCTGGTGCGCACGGCACATAGCGCCGCACCGTTGTCGCAACGCGGCGCTTACGTGCTGGCCGAGGCCGAAGGCGGAGCGCGCGCCGTGACGCTGCTCGCAACCGGCTCTGAAGTCGCGTTGGCCTTGCAGGCGCGCGGCCAATTGCAGGACGAAGGCATCGCGACGGCCGTGGTGTCCATGCCGTGCTGGGAGATTTTCGACGAGCAGGACGACGCCTATCGTGCCGCCGTGCTCGGTCCGGGCACCGTGCGGATCGGCGTGGAAGCGGCATTGCGTTTCGGCTGGGACCGTTATCTCGGCGAGCGTGGCGGCTTTGTCGGCATGACGGG